From uncultured Desulfobacter sp.:
AGCTGCTCGGTCATGCCTGCGGCCAGGAAAAAATCGTTCCTGCCATTGGCGTCGGCATTGATGCGGTGCATAAAAAAAAAAAAAACCGTTTTACTAATCCGGGTTTAAAAAAAATAACAGCCGGCGAAGTAATCTAAATGCCGGCTGTGGGTATAGAAAAAGAGAGCCATTTAAAATGCCGCCTTTATATCAGGCATGGGCGGCAACAAGGCGGGCATCTGCCGTTGCACGGTTCATGACGGCCGGGCGGCGTTCCGTCACCCTTGCGTATAGCTGTTCATACTGCTTTTTAATGAGTGCCGGGGTCGGGGTTTTGAAATAATTGTAGCCCGGAAGGATATCTGTTTGGTAAAACAGCCTGCCGGTCCGGGTATTGACCTTGTTTACCCCCTTAACGGATTGGACAAGACTTGCCAGTTTTTTGCCGTACCTGGAAAACATCAGTACTGGTTTGTGGACAACAAGATCCACCTGGTCATGCTGTGCTGCCACGGAGACAGGATGGCCCTTTTTCGCCATAAGACGTGAGACGTCTGCGGCCAGGGCAAACTCTTGGGGGGTCATATCTTCTTTTTTATTTAGTGCTGCATTGGAAATCAGCTCAATCAAATCGGTCTGCCCGGTGGTGGTCACATTCACAACGCCGTCGCAATCCATCGGCCTGCGGCTTTCAGCTGAACGCAAGTAAAGGGACCAGCGTAAAAACGCTTCGTCGCTGCGATCTAATTGCTTTTTGGTGTCAGTGCCGACGTTATTGTCTGTTTTGCGCTGTACCTCCCGTTGTCTGAAATCCCTTGGTGCTGTGACCAAAATGTGAAGCCCCAGTTCAGAAGGAATCAACTTACCGATAAAGCCATTGATAACAACAGGCCCCTGTTTGATTTCGTCAGCCAGAACAGATTTTACTGCTGCAATGCACTTGGCTTTAGCCGGGGTATACCGATCTGCAAAAGGCGGATCTTTAAAGATACTGTTTTCAATGCTGCTTTTTTTCAAATTGTACATCCTGGCTGCCGTATTAATAATGTCCTGATCGTCTAATACGTTACAACCCACTACGTCTGCTGCCTTTTGTGCCAGTTGCGCTTTGCCTGTGTACGCTCTTCCAAAAAATGTGATGACACTCATACCTGTCTCCTTTGCTAAAGCCCCTTTTTTATTTAATTTAGTAATTTTAAAAATCTTTTATATAAAGGCTTAAGCAAATATTATGCCGGAGGTATATAAAATCACAACCACCTTAATTAATTGAACATAATTTTGCAATAAGACGCTTGGTATGTTTTTATAAAAAGTTGCATTATGCAACGAAATACATAATAGAATTATAATTTATCTATAAATTCAGATAGATTGGTTTATGTTTCATATTTGAATATTGGATTGAATTTTGCAACATTCCACCCCGTTGCAAATCATAACAGGGGATACGGTTTTTGCAATGGCGGTGTATTATGAATGATATCAAGAAATTCTGCGTTTGAGAAAATGCATATATTTCAGAATGAAACAGCCCCTGTGTTCCTAATCCAGGTAGGATTGCACCTTTTTGAACACTGAAACTTGATGATCGAGTGAAATCGCTTATGGGCGCGGGATAGAGAAAAATTTGGGGGAACCTGCACGCTCTGGTATATAAAATGCTGATTTATTCTCTTAACCATAAATCCCAACTCACGCGTTC
This genomic window contains:
- a CDS encoding cytidylate kinase family protein gives rise to the protein MSVITFFGRAYTGKAQLAQKAADVVGCNVLDDQDIINTAARMYNLKKSSIENSIFKDPPFADRYTPAKAKCIAAVKSVLADEIKQGPVVINGFIGKLIPSELGLHILVTAPRDFRQREVQRKTDNNVGTDTKKQLDRSDEAFLRWSLYLRSAESRRPMDCDGVVNVTTTGQTDLIELISNAALNKKEDMTPQEFALAADVSRLMAKKGHPVSVAAQHDQVDLVVHKPVLMFSRYGKKLASLVQSVKGVNKVNTRTGRLFYQTDILPGYNYFKTPTPALIKKQYEQLYARVTERRPAVMNRATADARLVAAHA